The following coding sequences are from one Rutidosis leptorrhynchoides isolate AG116_Rl617_1_P2 chromosome 11, CSIRO_AGI_Rlap_v1, whole genome shotgun sequence window:
- the LOC139876708 gene encoding uncharacterized protein produces MTSRTIRRRLHHGDVGGKNHEHLKGVDMDDLNEPLLGNKNDEYKAKELEVKRLEDILYDEQRKERLHWTFLFSHIISEWAQWLAKLLLGSGSFIARILTSPSTNGGGATKKYLPPILTPLQEARLRNLQKRLEVPFDGSCLEHQDALRELWRSAYPNRELPGLKSELWKEMGWQGNDPSTDFRGGGFISLENLIFFAHTYPEAFQNLLNKKDGNRAEWEYPFAVAGINISFMLVQMLDIQSGLPSSRSGLRFLQFLINDESAFDELYCVAFKLMDAHWLARRASYMEFNEVIKSSRLQLERELAIEDVTCVKDLPAYNLLR; encoded by the exons ATGACATCACGAACAATTAGGAGAAGGCTCCATCATGGGGATGTCGGTGGCAAAAACCACGAGCATTTGAAAGGTGTAGATATGGATGACCTAAATGAACCTTTACTTGGTAATAAAAATGATGAATACAAAGCCAAGGAGTTAGAG GTAAAAAGGCTTGAAGATATTTTGTACGACGAACAAAGAAAAGAACGCCTCCACTGGACATTTCTATTCTCTCACATAATTTCAGAATGGGCACAATGGTTag CAAAACTTTTACTGGGATCCGGATCATTTATAGCAAGGATTTTGACTTCTCCTTCAACAAATGGAGGTGGAGCAACAAAGAAGTATCTTCCACCAATACTCACTCCATTACAG GAAGCAAGGCTCAGAAATCTGCAGAAAAGATTGGAGGTCCCTTTTGATGGTTCCTGTTTGGAACATCAA GATGCACTTAGGGAATTATGGAGGTCAGCTTATCCAAATAGGGAACTTCCAGGACTTAAATCGGAGCTTTGGAAAGAAATGGGTTGGCAAGGAAATGATCCTTCTACAGACTTCag GGGTGGAGGATTCATATCTCTAGAGAATCTAATCTTCTTTGCCCACACATATCCG GAAGCTTTTCAAAACCTTCTAAATAAAAAAGATGGAAATAGAGCTGAATGGGAGTATCCTTTTGCTGTAGCTGGCATCAATATTTCTTTCATGCTCGTGCAAATGTTGGATATTCAGTCAG GATTACCATCGTCTAGATCAGGATTACGCTTCCTACAGTTCCTTATAAATGATGAGTCGGCTTTTGATGAGCTCTACTGTGTTGCCTTCAAACTTATGGATGCTCATTGGCTTGCAAGACGTGCTTCATATATGGAATTCAAT GAGGTTATCAAGTCCTCAAGACTGCAGCTAGAGCGGGAACTTGCGATTGAAGATGTCACATGTGTGAAAGATTTACCAGCATACAATCTTTTGAGATGA